Within Xanthomonas oryzae pv. oryzae, the genomic segment GCCGCTCGGCGCCGACGCTACCCACCGAGACCGTGTTGGCGCGGTCTGCCACCGCGCCTTGGCCCACTGCGACGGCGCCTTGCGCGGTGGCACGCGCGCCCTGCCCGATGGCCGTGGCTGACGCCGCGCTGACCTGTGCGCCTTCGCCCATCGCCACCGCATTGGTCGCCACTGCAGCAATCTGCGTGTTGGCGCCGACTGCGGTGCTGCCATCGGCATTGACGCGCGCATTGCTGCCGATCGCGGTGTCGTTGGGGCCGTGCGCGTACGCGCTGCCACCGATCGCCGTGCCGGTGACATCGTTGGCCACTGCCGCGCTCCCCGTCGCCGTGGACGTGGCGGCCACCGTGCTGGTGCTGGCGACCGCCGGCGTCGGCGTGCCTTTCAGCCCGGGGGCGCTAGCCTCGGCTGTCGCAATTGCGGAGGTTGCAGGCGCCAGTCCTGCCGCCACGCCGGCACTGCGCAACGCGGCCGTCCGCGACGACGTCGTGCCACCCAGGCGACCATCCAGCGCGCTGACCTTGCTGTCCAGCGCGGTCAGTGCGGCGCCGACATTGGTGTAGCTGGCACCCTGGATCACGTAGGTCGGCGCAACGAACACGCCTTGTGCGCCGATGGCTGCGCCACCGCCCAGGACGCTGGCGGCGTTGCTCAGCGACTGGAACAACTGTCCGCCGGTGATCGCCTCGCTGCTGCCGTCGGCGATTGCGCCGGCGCCTAGATTGACGATGCGCCGCGTCGCCGGGCCACCGTGACCGTTGCCGCTGCCCACCGAGACCGTATTGGCCTCGTAGGTGCGCGAACCCGAGCCCAGCGCAACCGAATCGGCCCCGCTGGCACCGGCATTGGCACCCAAGGCCACACCGTTGACGCCGCTCTGGCGCACGAAGCTGTTGTAGCCCATGGTCGTGCTGTTCACGCCGTTGGCGCTGCTGTCCACGCCCAGTGCGCTGGCGCCGGCGGCGCTGGCACGACTGCCTGCCGCCACGGCCGCGCTGCGCGCGCCGCTGGCCGCCGCGCCGGCACCGGCCGCCGTGCTGTGCTTGCCGGTCGCGCTGGCAGTGCCCTCGCCATTGGCTTGCAACACGCCGCTGGTGGCCTGCACATCGGCAGCCAACGCATCGAGCTGGCCCTTGTTGACCGCATCGGTGGCTTCGGTGCCGGCCGCCACGCTGGTGATCTGTCGCGTCAATCCGGATGCCACATCGCCCACCGCCACGCTGTAGCTGCGCGTTGCATGCGAAAAGGCGCCCAGCGCCACCGCGCTGACCGGAGCGCGGTTCCAGGCATCGTCTACCCAGTTGCCGACCTTGGCGCCATAGCCGATCGAGGTGGCATCGACGCCGTCGGTGCGGGTGGCCGCACCCAAGGCGGTGCTGTTGGGGTTGAACCACGAACTGATGGCGCCCGAGCCCAGGACCACGCTATTGGCGCTCAAGGCCCAGCTGTTGTGACCCACGGCGATCCCGTCCTGGTTCGATGCCAAGGCATAGGCGCCCAACGAGACCGTGTTGGGGGCGAACGAACCGGCGCTGTGGCCGATCGCCACGGCATCGGTGTTGCCCGGCAGGTTGGGGAACACGTTGGCGTTGTAGCCGAGGGCGATCGCGTAATTGGATTGCGTCACCGCACCCGCACCCAGCGCGACGCTACCGACGCCGGTGGCCGCGGTGAGGCTGCTGCTGTTGCCGGCCGCCGCCGCGGCAGTGCTGACGCCGCCGATGGCCACGCTGTCGATCCCGCTGGCCAGGGCGGTGTTGCCGAGCGCCACGCTACTGGTGCCGGTGGCGCGGGCGAAGTAGCCGTTGGCGGTCGACAGATAGCCCGAGGCCACCGACAAGCCGCCGACAGCGGTCGCTCCGTCTTCGAACGCGCGGGCGCGGTAGCCCAGCGCCGTGCTCTGCACGTTGCGTGCTTCGCTGCCGCTCCCTACCGCAGTAGCCAGCGCCGCGGTGGCCTTGGCACCGCCGCCCAGCGCTACCGCGCCGAACTGGCTGGCCTCGGTGGAATCCT encodes:
- a CDS encoding YadA-like family protein, which codes for MSLLPDHVTGQHRARLAAARPAGSTACIAPPPRRPLTRAMLTLLFLASRLATAHTTTPAPEATSPTSQASTADTTAQDNATTPPDAADDIGKHLQIVGGSDPAEDVGAFAAEPYAVAIGEASNALGEGGIALGAGATVTAKHAIATGYAAAASGESAVAIGGTTEIFDYNDAGEIIGSHQDSTEASQFGAVALGGGAKATAALATAVGSGSEARNVQSTALGYRARAFEDGATAVGGLSVASGYLSTANGYFARATGTSSVALGNTALASGIDSVAIGGVSTAAAAAGNSSSLTAATGVGSVALGAGAVTQSNYAIALGYNANVFPNLPGNTDAVAIGHSAGSFAPNTVSLGAYALASNQDGIAVGHNSWALSANSVVLGSGAISSWFNPNSTALGAATRTDGVDATSIGYGAKVGNWVDDAWNRAPVSAVALGAFSHATRSYSVAVGDVASGLTRQITSVAAGTEATDAVNKGQLDALAADVQATSGVLQANGEGTASATGKHSTAAGAGAAASGARSAAVAAGSRASAAGASALGVDSSANGVNSTTMGYNSFVRQSGVNGVALGANAGASGADSVALGSGSRTYEANTVSVGSGNGHGGPATRRIVNLGAGAIADGSSEAITGGQLFQSLSNAASVLGGGAAIGAQGVFVAPTYVIQGASYTNVGAALTALDSKVSALDGRLGGTTSSRTAALRSAGVAAGLAPATSAIATAEASAPGLKGTPTPAVASTSTVAATSTATGSAAVANDVTGTAIGGSAYAHGPNDTAIGSNARVNADGSTAVGANTQIAAVATNAVAMGEGAQVSAASATAIGQGARATAQGAVAVGQGAVADRANTVSVGSVGAERQITNVAAGRSDTDAANLAQVSAGDARTLSSATRYTDSRVSALSDSFSQLHDDSMRRFQNMDRRIDRLGAMSAAMLNMAINAAGTQSERGRISVGAGFQSSEHALSIGYARKIGERASFSLGGAFSGNDSSAGLGFGVDL